A window of the Clupea harengus chromosome 8, Ch_v2.0.2, whole genome shotgun sequence genome harbors these coding sequences:
- the mogat2 gene encoding 2-acylglycerol O-acyltransferase 2 has protein sequence MKVEFAPVVLPLNRRLQTAAVLQWVFSFLCLAQVCIVLFISLLFTRLWLISVLYGVWWFIDWDTPSKGGRKLPFLCNLPMWDYMRDYFPVKLVKTADLDPRENYIVGFHPHGILVAGAFTNFCTGATGFKKLFPGLRSYLLMLPLWFRAPFFRDYIMCAGLIPSDKNSASYLLRRKGGGNAVVIAVGGAPEALDAHPGAYCVLLANKKGFIKLAMEHGAHLVPVYSFGENEVFDQVQNPKGTWLRWIQDRLQSIMGISLPLFHARGVFQYSIGVIPYRKPINTVVGKPIRVEKKEKPSSDELDDLHQVYMDALSKLFEEHKGNYGVPEDAHLSFI, from the exons ATGAAGGTTGAGTTTGCTCCTGTAGTTTTGCCCCTGAATAGGAGGCTACAGACGGCTGCAGTGCTCCAGTGGgtcttctcctttctttgtcTGG CCCAGGTCTGCATTGTGCTCTTCATCTCCCTGCTGTTCACGCGCCTATGGCTGATCAGTGTGCTGTACGGCGTGTGGTGGTTCATCGACTGGGACACGCCCTCTAAGGGGGGCAGGAAGCTTCCCTTCCTGTGTAACCTCCCAATGTGGGACTACATGAGAGACTACTTCCCCGTCAAG CTGGTGAAGACCGCTGATCTGGACCCCAGGGAAAACTACATAGTGGGCTTCCATCCCCATGGCATCCTGGTGGCCGGGGCCTTCACTAACTTCTGCACAGGGGCCACCGGCTTCAAGAAGCTGTTCCCCGGCCTGAGGTCCTACCTGCTTATGCTGCCACTGTGGTTCCGGGCCCCTTTCTTCAGGGACTACATCATGTGTGCAG gGCTAATTCCCTcagataaaaacagcgccaGCTACCTCCTGCGGAGGAAAGGAGGGGGCAATGCCGTGGTGATAGCGGTGGGCGGTGCCCCTGAAGCCTTAGATGCCCATCCTGGTGCCTACTGCGTGCTTCTGGCCAATAAGAAGGGTTTTATCAAACTGGCAATGGAACACGG TGCCCACCTGGTGCCAGTGTACTCTTTCGGAGAGAACGAGGTCTTTGACCAGGTGCAGAACCCCAAAGGCACCTGGCTCCGATGGATTCAGGACCGGCTGCAAAGCATCATGGGCATTTCTTTGCCACTTTTCCACGCACGGGGAGTATTCCAGTACAGCATCGGTGTCATTCCCTACAGgaagccaatcaacacagtcg TGGGTAAGCCAATCAgagtggagaagaaggagaagccgTCGTCCGATGAGCTGGATGATCTTCATCAGGTGTACATGGACGCCCTGAGCAAACTGTTCGAGGAGCACAAGGGCAATTATGGCGTACCTGAGGACGCACACCTGAGCTTCATCTAA